One Cyanobium sp. Tous-M-B4 DNA window includes the following coding sequences:
- a CDS encoding DUF2252 family protein, whose translation MILQSKQAGASVFEPYATSPSPQHHGQRVIEGQRLMQTVSDQFLGWTSGLQRDRRYYWRLLCDWKGSVDLAKLDAKGLELYGELCGRALAKAHARSGDRQAIAAWLAAGKVFDQALEAFGLHYADQAERDYRQFMQAIKEGRLEARMIF comes from the coding sequence TTGATCCTCCAGAGCAAGCAGGCAGGAGCGTCGGTGTTTGAGCCCTACGCCACAAGCCCATCACCCCAGCATCACGGCCAGAGGGTGATCGAAGGGCAGCGGCTGATGCAGACCGTGAGCGACCAGTTTCTTGGCTGGACAAGCGGTCTGCAGCGGGATCGCCGTTATTACTGGCGCCTGCTGTGCGACTGGAAAGGGTCGGTGGACCTGGCCAAACTGGATGCCAAGGGTCTGGAGCTCTACGGCGAATTGTGTGGTCGAGCTCTGGCTAAGGCCCACGCGCGTTCGGGGGATCGCCAAGCGATCGCGGCCTGGCTGGCCGCCGGCAAGGTGTTTGACCAGGCTCTGGAGGCCTTTGGCCTGCACTACGCCGATCAAGCCGAACGTGACTACCGGCAATTCATGCAGGCGATCAAGGAAGGCCGACTTGAGGCCAGGATGATCTTCTAA